TTTCTTTCACCGTCATGCCGAAATATTCTTTGATCATCCAGAAGCCGGAGTCATTGACGTGCGACAAGATCAACGAACCCGCGCCGGTCGCCAAGACAAGCAGTTCCATATTCGTTCCCGGCATGGTAGCCGCGATGGGGGCAACGATGCCGGCAGCGGTCATCATCGAGACGGTCGCCGATCCCGTCGCTACGCGAATGAGCGCCGCAATGCCCCAGCCTAACAGGAGCGGAGAGAAGTGCGAGTGTTTCGCCACTTCCGCGATTTGTTCGCCGATGCCGGAATCAAGCAGCACTTTGTTGAATGCGCCGCCCGCCCCGATGACAAGCAGGATGTTCGCGACCGGGCCGAGGCAGTCGTTGGCAAATTTCAAGACAGCGTCGCGGTTGAAGCCGCGGGCGTAGCCTAAGCTGAAGAACGAATAAACCGTCGCGATCAAGAGCGCAACAATCGGGTCGCCGATAAAGCGCAACACTTTCGCCGCTTCTGACTTTTGATCAAGCGTCACGTTTGCCACAGAGGCAATCAACATCAAAATGACCGGAAGCAAAATCGTGAACAGCGTATTGCCAAAGCCTGGAAACTCACGTGCTTCTTTATGCTGCACAAGCTGTTCGGCAATCTCCGCCGGCACTGTTTTGTGCAGGCGCGAACCGATCCATTTGCCGTACAGCGGCCCAGCAATGATCGCCGTCGGCAGACCGACGATAATCGAATAAAGAATGGTCTTTCCAACGTCAGCTTGAAAAATGCCGACAGCCGCCATCGCCGCCGGATGCGGCGGGACAAGGCCGTGCACCACCGACAAACCGGCGACAAGCGGAATGCCGATCGTCACAAGTGAAATGCCGGTTTCCATCGCAATCGTAAAGACGAGCGGAATGAGCAATACAAACCCCACTTGGAAAAAGACCGGAATGCCGACTAAAAAGGCGACGACCATCATCGCCCAATGGACGCGTTTTTGGCCAAAGCGGTCGATCAACGTTTTCGCAATGCGCTCGGCGCCGCCTGATTCGGCCATCATTTTGCCGAGCATCGTCCCGAGCGCCAAGACGATCGCTAAAAAGCCAAGCGTATTGCCAAGCCCCGCTTTAATCGAATCAATGATCCCCGGCGTTTCTGGAGACGGAGCGACAAGCGGCATCCCCATCGCCAGTCCGACGCCGACGGACACTAAAATGAGTGCGACAAACGGATGCATTTTCACCGCCGTAATGAGCAATAACAAAACGATAATAGCGGCAATAACAATGGCAATTCCCATCTGCGTCTCCTCCTTGCGTTTTTCTTATTGCTTTATAGATAAATCGATTTAGCCCTTACTAAAGCAAACGTTTTCAGTTTTGTTTAAGAGAGAGGGGATAAATCGATTTAGTAACCGTAACGTTGGAGCCCTAAACCGATTTAGGATTTGCCCCTTTTACCCATTGCGTCGCTGAAACGCAGCGATGATGTCAAATTCCTCTTTCAATCGCTCATACAAACGAGCATACAAATCAAACAGCTCGGCGTAAATGAGCGTATGGGCTTCGTTCGGCTCATGGCGGGCCATTGTACCGATCCATGGTTTCACCATCTCAAGCGACGGCAATTCGCCTAATGCATGAAGCGCCACCGCGGCCGCTCCTAACGCTGAAGCCTCGTGCGTCTGCGGCACAATGAGCGGTTTGCCGAGCATATCGGCAAGCATTTGCCGCCAAAACGGCGATTTGGCAAATCCGCCCGAGACGCGGATTTCTGACATCGGCCCGGTTGCATCGCGAATGGCCAAGGCGACGGATAGGATGCTGAAGCAGACGCCTTCCATGACAGCGCGGATGAAATGCTCGCGCTTATGATGAAGGCCAAGGCCAAAAAACGTCCCACGCGCGTTCGCGTTCCAATACGGCGCCCGCTCGCCCGATAAAAACGGCAAAAACACCAGCCCCTCGGA
Above is a window of Geobacillus thermoleovorans DNA encoding:
- a CDS encoding GntP family permease, which produces MGIAIVIAAIIVLLLLITAVKMHPFVALILVSVGVGLAMGMPLVAPSPETPGIIDSIKAGLGNTLGFLAIVLALGTMLGKMMAESGGAERIAKTLIDRFGQKRVHWAMMVVAFLVGIPVFFQVGFVLLIPLVFTIAMETGISLVTIGIPLVAGLSVVHGLVPPHPAAMAAVGIFQADVGKTILYSIIVGLPTAIIAGPLYGKWIGSRLHKTVPAEIAEQLVQHKEAREFPGFGNTLFTILLPVILMLIASVANVTLDQKSEAAKVLRFIGDPIVALLIATVYSFFSLGYARGFNRDAVLKFANDCLGPVANILLVIGAGGAFNKVLLDSGIGEQIAEVAKHSHFSPLLLGWGIAALIRVATGSATVSMMTAAGIVAPIAATMPGTNMELLVLATGAGSLILSHVNDSGFWMIKEYFGMTVKETLMTWTVMETIISVVAFVFILLLNMVL